In Asterias rubens chromosome 10, eAstRub1.3, whole genome shotgun sequence, the following proteins share a genomic window:
- the LOC117295369 gene encoding myogenesis-regulating glycosidase-like — MSSGAVSKRRIALAACLILLVGSIAIAIISGVLVSVRNQGVSETIPAQLDDELEQTPTLELVQLDATSRGIAVKNRDGIDVLRGTLAVNTPSEVRGVDCSAGEGGNSLCYRWKNVAELDVRVVAENGKFSCIHMAWETLAADTPLRDCYRLDGAHWYGSAGMFRQRWPIEKWNQTTQMYASGDVYENWQYYGSVLDRYWLSSKGVAIRVSHDSPLHVSLNDNDDGMVCFQSTYDNSFYPNFEGNLHRLDYTICTHDNVRLVHDGIWREIGIGGGKLIIPSGIPDNRMIRSPIWSTWVRFKISINDSVVMAFADEIVANGFGNSQLEIDDGYNLKYGELNFDPERFPNMQDTVTKLHAKGFRVTLWVHPFANTDTDVYQDGKEKGYWVTKRGQDEGVTEWWNGKGGLLDVTNPAAVDWFMARLEQLQRDTGIDSFKFDAGETNFLVKDFETYIPLVNPCEYTTLYAKMAARLGSQVEVRAAYENQDLPIFVRMMDKDSRWGWDNGLKTLITSALTFGIIGYPYVLPDMIGGNSYESGFHGNTLPDRELFIRWLEITAFMPAMQFSISPWQYDQEIVTISRKWVSFHENFITPILLKTARTETTVAPGQPLIRPVWWIAPTDEESLQIDTEFLVGNDLLVAPILDNETYVRDVYLPPVDGVWTRMPQGDAVQGGQWLRNVPVPLDEVLYFILDPGNSQ; from the coding sequence ATGAGTTCGGGAGCTGTGAGTAAACGCAGGATCGCTCTAGCGGCTTGTTTGATTCTACTTGTAGGTTCCATAGCCATTGCAATTATCTCTGGCGTGCTGGTTTCTGTAAGAAATCAAGGTGTAAGTGAAACAATACCAGCCCAGTTGGATGACGAGTTGGAACAAACTCCCACACTGGAACTGGTTCAGCTGGATGCAACAAGCAGAGGCATTGCTGTCAAGAACCGTGACGGGATTGACGTTCTGCGTGGAACACTCGCTGTAAACACCCCTTCGGAAGTCAGAGGTGTTGATTGCTCCGCTGGTGAGGGAGGAAATTCCCTCTGCTACCGGTGGAAAAATGTTGCAGAACTGGATGTCAGAGTTGTCGCGGAAAATGGAAAATTTTCATGTATCCACATGGCTTGGGAAACACTAGCTGCCGACACACCTCTTCGAGATTGCTATAGGTTGGATGGAGCTCATTGGTACGGCAGTGCTGGGATGTTTCGCCAACGTTGGCCAATAGAAAAATGGAACCAGACAACCCAAATGTATGCATCTGGTGATGTGTATGAGAATTGGCAGTACTATGGGTCGGTTCTGGATAGGTATTGGTTGTCCTCAAAGGGTGTGGCAATACGAGTCAGTCACGACAGTCCTTTACATGTCAGTTTGAACGACAATGACGATGGCATGGTATGCTTTCAAAGCACTTATGACAACTCATTCTACCCAAATTTTGAGGGCAACCTGCATCGTTTAGATTACACGATATGCACTCATGACAACGTGCGTCTCGTCCATGATGGAATTTGGCGCGAAATTGGTATTGGTGGCGGGAAACTTATTATCCCCTCTGGGATACCAGACAACAGAATGATCAGGTCACCAATCTGGTCCACGTGGGTAAGATTCAAAATCTCTATCAACGACAGTGTCGTCATGGCGTTTGCGGACGAGATCGTAGCCAACGGGTTTGGGAACAGCCAATTGGAAATCGATGATGGATACAACCTAAAGTATGGAGAACTTAATTTCGATCCGGAGAGGTTCCCCAACATGCAAGACACGGTGACGAAGCTGCACGCCAAAGGGTTCCGTGTGACCCTCTGGGTCCACCCTTTTGCCAACACTGACACTGATGTCTACCAAGATGGCAAGGAGAAGGGTTACTGGGTGACGAAAAGGGGGCAGGATGAGGGTGTTACGGAGTGGTGGAACGGCAAGGGTGGACTTCTGGATGTAACTAACCCAGCTGCCGTGGACTGGTTTATGGCGCGACTGGAACAACTCCAGCGTGATACAGGAATTGACTCGTTTAAGTTTGACGCTGGAGAAACCAACTTCTTAGTGAAGGATTTCGAGACGTACATTCCCCTGGTAAACCCGTGTGAATATACAACCCTGTATGCTAAAATGGCCGCCCGACTTGGCTCCCAAGTTGAAGTCCGGGCAGCTTACGAAAATCAAGATTTACCTATTTTCGTGAGAATGATGGACAAGGATTCTCGTTGGGGATGGGATAACGGTCTCAAGACACTAATCACCTCAGCTCTGACGTTCGGGATTATTGGATATCCTTACGTTCTCCCAGACATGATTGGTGGGAACTCATACGAGTCTGGTTTCCATGGGAACACACTACCGGATCGGGAGCTCTTCATACGATGGCTGGAGATAACGGCCTTCATGCCAGCAATGCAGTTCTCCATCTCGCCCTGGCAGTACGACCAAGAGATTGTAACCATCTCCCGCAAGTGGGTTTCTTTCCATGAGAATTTCATCACGCCCATACTTCTCAAAACTGCACGAACGGAGACTACGGTGGCCCCAGGTCAGCCGTTGATAAGACCAGTGTGGTGGATTGCACCAACTGATGAAGAGTCCCTACAAATAGACACAGAATTCCTGGTCGGGAATGATCTCTTGGTGGCGCCCATCCTAGATAATGAAACCTACGTCAGAGATGTATATCTTCCTCCGGTCGATGGGGTCTGGACACGTATGCCCCAAGGGGATGCGGTGCAAGGGGGTCAATGGTTACGTAATGTGCCCGTTCCTCTTGACGAAGTACTGTACTTTATTTTAGATCCTGGAAATTCACAGTAG